A genomic segment from Frateuria edaphi encodes:
- a CDS encoding sensor domain-containing protein has translation MNQPRSPDESLADPPDDAGQSVRNWPEYVLRGVPALIAYFDPDLNVRYANEPPRRWLGVAPEGLAGRAVAELLDEASAARAIEALQAALGGQPRTVDGVLFAGRAHRYMHASFQPDADAQGRVHGVFAVFIDITERHALELKLRESEQRFFGAFQHAAVGMALVRPDGRFLRVNEAVCRMLGYSEEEFLTLSIADVTHPDDYGNDLAQIEQMLEGRTDAYQMEKRNLHKDGHVVHFQLSTSLVRDEHGKPLYFVSQVEDISQRKQYEEALFRERELAEVTLNSIGDAVIAADLELRVTSLNPIAEGLTGWTAAEARGRPMDEVFRLRDARTGTALENPLRAAIERNAIVDLEGKAVLLHRNGFETPIEDSSAPIHDHAGHAIGGVLVFRDVSETRALALKMIHLTQLDTLTGLPNRSQMQGPIEQAVATARRRQQRCALLYIDIDHFKQINDQHGPANGDRVLRAFAQQLRQALHDDDLLCRHHGDEFVVLLPQVEAPGQAASVAQRLIAHGERTTVAGLPELVLHMSVGISLCPDDAADADELLRNADSAMYEVKVGGRHSYRFFTASMNERASLRRRIEAELRLAIAREQLSLHYQPKVDAIDGRIVGAEALLRWYDADGSERYPPEQFVAVAEDVGLIVPIGAWVLHEACRQADVWHREGMGVPIAVNVSPLQFQHATFLAELQAVLANCALDPALLELELTERTVMAGGDATIALLQRIKRCGVRLSLDDFGTGYCSLSYLKHFPVDALKIDRAFVRDVESDPDTAAITQAIIAMARSLAKTVVAEGVETEAQADYLRTAGCEQLQGFLFGAPMTATAFGKLLAEQHLRRWASDSP, from the coding sequence ATGAACCAACCCCGTTCACCGGACGAGTCATTGGCCGACCCGCCCGACGATGCCGGCCAGTCCGTCAGGAACTGGCCCGAGTACGTACTGCGTGGCGTGCCCGCGCTGATCGCCTACTTCGATCCGGACCTCAACGTGCGCTACGCGAACGAGCCGCCGCGGCGCTGGCTGGGCGTGGCGCCCGAGGGCCTGGCCGGCCGCGCGGTCGCCGAGCTGCTCGACGAGGCCAGCGCAGCGCGCGCGATCGAGGCCCTGCAGGCGGCGCTGGGCGGCCAGCCCCGTACGGTCGACGGGGTGCTGTTCGCCGGCCGCGCGCACCGCTACATGCACGCCAGTTTCCAGCCCGACGCGGATGCGCAGGGTCGCGTGCACGGCGTGTTCGCCGTCTTCATCGACATCACCGAACGACACGCGCTGGAACTGAAATTGCGCGAGAGCGAGCAGCGCTTCTTCGGCGCCTTCCAGCACGCCGCGGTTGGCATGGCGCTGGTGCGACCGGATGGCCGCTTCCTGCGCGTTAACGAGGCGGTCTGCCGCATGCTCGGTTACAGCGAAGAGGAATTCCTCACCCTGAGCATCGCCGACGTCACCCACCCGGACGACTACGGCAACGACCTGGCGCAGATCGAGCAGATGCTCGAGGGCCGCACCGATGCCTACCAGATGGAGAAGCGCAACCTGCACAAGGACGGCCACGTCGTGCACTTCCAGCTCAGCACCTCGCTGGTGCGCGACGAACATGGCAAGCCGCTCTACTTCGTCTCGCAGGTGGAGGACATCAGCCAGCGCAAGCAATACGAGGAAGCGCTGTTCCGCGAACGCGAGCTGGCCGAGGTGACGCTCAACTCGATCGGCGACGCGGTGATCGCAGCCGACCTGGAACTGCGCGTGACCTCGCTCAATCCGATCGCCGAGGGCCTCACCGGATGGACCGCGGCCGAGGCGCGCGGTCGACCGATGGACGAGGTATTCCGCCTGCGCGACGCACGCACCGGCACCGCGCTGGAGAACCCGCTGCGGGCGGCGATCGAGCGCAACGCCATCGTCGACCTGGAGGGCAAGGCGGTGCTGCTGCATCGCAACGGTTTCGAAACGCCGATCGAGGATTCCTCCGCGCCGATCCACGACCACGCCGGCCACGCCATCGGCGGCGTGCTGGTGTTCCGCGACGTCAGCGAGACCCGCGCGCTGGCGTTGAAGATGATCCACCTGACCCAGCTCGACACGCTGACCGGCCTGCCCAATCGCAGCCAGATGCAGGGACCGATCGAACAGGCGGTGGCGACCGCGCGACGCCGCCAGCAGCGCTGCGCCCTGCTCTACATCGACATCGACCATTTCAAGCAGATCAATGACCAGCACGGCCCGGCCAACGGCGATCGCGTGCTGCGCGCTTTTGCCCAGCAGCTGCGCCAGGCGCTGCACGACGACGACCTCCTGTGCCGCCACCACGGCGACGAATTCGTGGTGCTGCTGCCGCAGGTGGAAGCGCCCGGCCAGGCCGCCAGCGTCGCACAGCGGTTGATCGCCCATGGCGAGCGCACCACGGTGGCCGGCCTGCCCGAGCTGGTGCTGCACATGTCCGTGGGCATCAGCCTGTGCCCCGACGACGCGGCCGACGCCGACGAACTGCTGCGCAATGCCGACAGCGCCATGTACGAGGTCAAGGTCGGCGGCCGGCACAGCTATCGCTTCTTCACCGCCTCGATGAACGAACGCGCGTCGCTGCGCCGGCGCATCGAAGCCGAGCTGCGCCTGGCGATCGCGCGCGAGCAGCTGTCGCTGCACTACCAGCCCAAGGTGGACGCCATCGACGGCCGCATCGTCGGCGCCGAGGCGTTGTTGCGCTGGTACGACGCCGACGGCAGCGAGCGCTATCCGCCCGAGCAGTTCGTGGCGGTGGCCGAGGACGTGGGGCTGATCGTGCCGATCGGTGCCTGGGTATTGCATGAGGCCTGCCGCCAGGCCGATGTATGGCACCGCGAGGGCATGGGCGTGCCGATCGCAGTCAACGTCTCGCCGCTGCAGTTCCAGCACGCCACCTTCCTCGCCGAACTGCAGGCGGTGCTGGCCAACTGTGCGCTCGACCCGGCCCTGCTCGAACTGGAACTGACCGAACGCACCGTGATGGCCGGCGGCGATGCCACCATCGCGCTGCTCCAGCGCATCAAGCGTTGCGGCGTGCGTCTTTCGCTGGACGACTTCGGCACCGGCTACTGCAGCCTGTCCTACCTCAAGCACTTCCCGGTCGACGCGCTGAAGATCGACCGCGCCTTCGTGCGCGACGTGGAGAGCGATCCGGACACCGCGGCGATTACCCAGGCGATCATCGCGATGGCGCGCAGCCTGGCCAAGACCGTGGTCGCCGAGGGCGTGGAGACCGAGGCGCAGGCCGACTACCTGCGGACCGCCGGCTGCGAACAGCTGCAGGGCTTTTTGTTCGGCGCGCCGATGACCGCGACAGCCTTCGGCAAGCTGCTGGCCGAACAGCACCTGCGTCGCTGGGCGTCGGATTCCCCGTGA
- a CDS encoding GNAT family N-acetyltransferase, with the protein MPAPPTIRLATRADIPNLVDWNAAMAQETEAKTLDRAMLARGVEGVFDEPRRGFYLLAERNGMPVGSLLVTYEWSDWRCGDFWWIQSVYVVPAARRGGVFRALYAAVRDKARAAGAVGLRLYVETENQRAQRTYAELGMEPCHYFMYEEALPRT; encoded by the coding sequence ATGCCCGCACCCCCCACCATCCGCCTCGCCACCCGCGCCGATATCCCCAACCTGGTCGACTGGAACGCCGCCATGGCGCAGGAGACCGAAGCCAAGACGCTCGACCGTGCGATGCTCGCGCGTGGTGTCGAGGGCGTGTTCGACGAACCGCGCCGCGGCTTCTACCTGCTCGCCGAGCGCAACGGCATGCCGGTCGGCAGCCTGCTGGTCACCTACGAGTGGAGCGACTGGCGCTGCGGCGACTTCTGGTGGATCCAGAGCGTCTACGTGGTGCCCGCCGCGCGCCGCGGCGGCGTGTTCCGCGCGCTGTACGCGGCGGTGCGCGATAAGGCGCGGGCCGCCGGCGCGGTCGGGCTGCGGTTGTACGTGGAAACGGAGAACCAGCGTGCCCAGCGCACCTACGCCGAACTCGGCATGGAACCCTGCCATTACTTCATGTACGAGGAAGCCCTGCCGCGCACCTAG
- the ntrC gene encoding nitrogen regulation protein NR(I) gives MTSEVWIVDDDRSIRYVLAEALREVGLGVREFGDAAAVRAALREARPALLLTDVRMPGEDGLGLLAGLRAEGIGPVIVMSAYTDVATTAAAYRAGAVDYLAKPFDLDHAVEVVRRALTEQPAAPAASLATPMHALLGESAPMREVFRLIGRVAASDLNVLVTGETGTGKELVARALHEESARRGKPFVALNTAAIPSELLESELFGHEAGAFTGAARRAAGRFEQAEGGTLFLDEIGDMPLALQTRLLRVLAGGEFYRVGGRELIRGNVRIVAATHQDLDARVAAGQFRADLKHRLDVVRIELPPLRARRADIPVLARHFLAAAAQELKLPPKRFARAALKALEQRDFPGNVRELENLCRRLAVIAPGAEIQAAELGAAAAPIAAGDWTGALHAWASEALARGEADIHARAREALDRTLLEAALAAHGGHRQHAAAALGVGRNTLTRKLGASRKRSR, from the coding sequence ATGACTTCCGAGGTCTGGATCGTCGACGACGACCGCAGCATCCGTTACGTGCTGGCCGAAGCGCTGCGTGAGGTGGGCCTGGGGGTGCGCGAATTCGGCGATGCGGCGGCGGTGCGAGCGGCATTGCGCGAGGCGCGGCCCGCGTTGCTGCTGACCGACGTGCGCATGCCGGGCGAGGACGGCCTCGGCCTGCTTGCCGGCCTCCGCGCCGAGGGCATCGGCCCGGTGATCGTGATGAGCGCCTACACCGATGTCGCCACCACCGCGGCCGCCTACCGCGCGGGCGCGGTCGACTACCTGGCCAAGCCGTTCGACCTGGACCACGCGGTGGAAGTGGTGCGCCGCGCGCTGACCGAACAGCCAGCGGCCCCGGCGGCCTCACTCGCCACGCCCATGCATGCGCTGCTCGGCGAAAGCGCGCCGATGCGCGAAGTGTTCCGCCTGATCGGTCGCGTCGCGGCGAGCGACCTCAACGTACTGGTTACCGGCGAGACCGGCACCGGCAAGGAACTGGTGGCGCGCGCGCTGCACGAGGAGAGCGCGCGGCGCGGCAAGCCGTTCGTCGCGCTCAACACGGCGGCGATCCCGAGCGAGTTGCTGGAGAGCGAACTGTTCGGCCACGAGGCGGGCGCGTTCACCGGCGCAGCGCGGCGCGCGGCCGGCCGCTTCGAGCAGGCCGAGGGCGGCACGCTGTTCCTGGACGAGATCGGCGACATGCCGCTGGCGCTGCAGACGCGCCTGTTGCGCGTGCTGGCCGGCGGCGAGTTCTACCGCGTGGGCGGGCGCGAGCTGATCCGCGGCAACGTGCGCATCGTCGCCGCCACGCACCAGGACCTGGATGCGCGCGTGGCGGCGGGTCAGTTCCGCGCGGACCTCAAACATCGGCTGGATGTGGTGCGCATCGAACTGCCACCGCTGCGCGCGCGACGCGCGGACATTCCGGTGCTGGCCCGGCACTTCCTCGCCGCCGCGGCGCAGGAGCTCAAACTGCCGCCCAAACGGTTCGCGCGCGCGGCGCTCAAGGCACTGGAACAGCGCGACTTCCCGGGCAACGTGCGCGAACTGGAAAATCTGTGCCGCCGTCTGGCGGTAATCGCGCCTGGCGCCGAGATCCAGGCGGCCGAACTGGGCGCGGCCGCCGCGCCGATCGCGGCCGGCGACTGGACCGGCGCCTTGCACGCGTGGGCGAGTGAAGCGCTTGCGCGCGGCGAAGCGGACATCCACGCGCGTGCCCGCGAGGCGCTCGATCGCACATTGCTCGAGGCGGCATTGGCGGCGCATGGCGGACATCGGCAGCACGCGGCGGCGGCGCTGGGGGTCGGGCGCAATACACTGACGCGGAAGCTGGGTGCATCGCGCAAGCGCTCCCGATGA
- a CDS encoding two-component system sensor histidine kinase NtrB, producing MNEADWRAWAEQATTGLGLVDAQLRLAWLNPALADALDLGPRRAIGQSLAALLGEPMVATLAARARDEQRVVQWRDLRLGDPERRVNISLQPLDAERLLLEVHVLAPPAAENSPVSASLRGLAHEVKNPLAGLRGAAQLLQRRVAEADLKALAGMVIAEADRLAALTDRLLRPAGAPPREGLNLHAVLERVVALLEAEPSPLAIRQDYDPSLPELRGDADRLQQLLLNLARNAREAGARTLTLRTRAEHGVRVGERVLRTALRLDVIDDGTGVPATLRDTLFEPLVSGRAEGTGLGLALAREIAHAHGGELRHAGAPGATTFTLWLPLEHG from the coding sequence ATGAACGAGGCCGACTGGCGCGCATGGGCGGAGCAGGCGACGACCGGACTGGGCCTGGTCGATGCGCAGTTGCGCCTGGCCTGGCTCAACCCCGCGCTCGCCGACGCGCTGGATCTGGGGCCGCGCCGCGCCATCGGCCAGTCGCTGGCGGCGTTGCTGGGTGAGCCGATGGTGGCGACGCTGGCGGCGCGCGCGCGCGACGAGCAGCGCGTCGTGCAATGGCGGGACCTGCGCCTGGGCGACCCGGAGCGGCGTGTGAACATCTCGTTGCAGCCGCTCGATGCCGAACGCCTGTTGCTGGAAGTGCACGTGCTCGCCCCACCCGCCGCCGAGAATTCCCCGGTGTCGGCCAGCCTGCGCGGCCTCGCGCACGAGGTGAAGAATCCACTGGCCGGCCTGCGCGGTGCGGCGCAGCTGTTGCAGCGGCGCGTCGCGGAGGCCGACCTGAAGGCGCTGGCCGGCATGGTGATCGCCGAAGCCGACCGGCTGGCCGCGCTGACCGACCGCCTGCTGCGTCCCGCCGGCGCGCCGCCGCGCGAGGGGCTCAACCTTCATGCGGTGCTTGAGCGGGTGGTGGCGTTGCTGGAGGCCGAGCCGTCGCCGCTGGCCATCCGCCAGGACTACGACCCCAGCCTGCCCGAGTTGCGCGGCGACGCCGACCGGCTGCAGCAACTGCTGCTCAACCTGGCGCGCAACGCACGCGAAGCGGGCGCGCGAACCCTGACCTTGCGCACGCGCGCGGAGCATGGCGTTCGCGTGGGCGAACGGGTGCTGCGCACCGCGCTGCGGCTGGACGTAATCGACGATGGCACCGGCGTACCGGCCACCTTGCGCGACACGTTGTTCGAGCCGCTGGTGTCCGGTCGCGCGGAAGGCACCGGCCTCGGCCTCGCGCTGGCGCGCGAGATCGCGCACGCGCATGGCGGCGAGCTGCGCCACGCAGGCGCGCCGGGCGCCACCACCTTCACCCTGTGGCTGCCGCTGGAGCACGGATGA
- a CDS encoding group I truncated hemoglobin: MLKQTLLPLFLAAVLAAGAARAQSAMPASHPVADPAPRDPALKPVFDQFGGKAGLVALMDDFMANLMADPRTRPFFEPVDREHVKAELVDQFCVILDGPCTYTGKNMERIHRGLDIHRSQFNALVEDLQKAMDKHGIPSRAQNKLLATLAPMHREVVTK, translated from the coding sequence ATGCTCAAGCAGACACTTCTTCCGTTGTTCCTTGCCGCCGTCCTCGCCGCCGGGGCGGCCCGGGCGCAGAGCGCCATGCCGGCCTCCCACCCGGTGGCCGATCCGGCCCCGCGCGACCCGGCGCTCAAGCCGGTGTTCGACCAGTTCGGCGGCAAGGCCGGCCTGGTCGCGCTGATGGACGACTTCATGGCCAACCTGATGGCCGACCCACGCACGCGGCCGTTCTTCGAGCCGGTCGACCGCGAGCACGTCAAGGCCGAACTGGTCGACCAGTTCTGCGTGATCCTCGATGGGCCGTGCACCTACACCGGCAAGAACATGGAGCGGATCCACCGCGGGCTGGACATCCATCGCAGCCAGTTCAACGCGCTGGTGGAAGACCTGCAGAAGGCGATGGACAAGCACGGCATTCCGTCCCGCGCCCAGAACAAGCTGCTGGCCACGCTGGCGCCCATGCATCGTGAGGTGGTGACGAAGTAA
- a CDS encoding DUF3034 family protein gives MQYQRGNRARLFGALLVAAAAPGLAMADDAGSSGKLLLTGGVSQVEGAAGGGLTPWAVIGGYGTRDQIGANAFYTRVNLPDYHLDDAGVMVGLYNRVELSYAQQRFDTEEVGAALGLGRGFTFRQDVVGVKVRLFGDAVLEQDSWLPQVSVGAQHKKNNQDAIVKFVGATRSQGTDYYIDATKLFLAQSLLVNATVRFTKANQIGILGFGGDRHDGYQAELETSAAYLLSRQWAIGAEYRMKPDNLGIAKEDDWYDAFVAWAPTKHVSLTLAYADLGRIVTGDRQRGLYASVQLGF, from the coding sequence ATGCAATACCAACGGGGGAATCGCGCCCGCCTGTTCGGCGCACTTCTCGTCGCGGCGGCCGCACCGGGCCTGGCGATGGCGGACGATGCCGGCAGCAGCGGCAAGCTGTTGCTTACTGGCGGCGTGAGCCAGGTCGAGGGCGCCGCCGGCGGTGGCCTGACGCCGTGGGCGGTGATCGGCGGCTATGGCACGCGCGACCAGATCGGCGCGAATGCCTTCTACACGCGGGTGAACCTGCCCGACTACCACCTGGACGACGCCGGCGTGATGGTCGGCCTGTACAACCGCGTCGAGCTTTCCTACGCACAGCAGCGCTTCGATACCGAGGAAGTCGGCGCGGCGCTCGGCCTTGGCCGCGGCTTCACTTTCAGGCAGGACGTGGTGGGCGTGAAAGTGCGCCTGTTCGGCGACGCAGTGCTGGAGCAGGACAGCTGGCTGCCGCAGGTCTCCGTCGGCGCGCAGCACAAGAAGAACAACCAGGACGCGATCGTGAAGTTCGTCGGCGCCACGCGCTCGCAGGGCACCGACTACTACATCGATGCGACCAAGCTGTTCCTGGCGCAGAGCCTGCTGGTGAACGCCACGGTGCGTTTCACCAAGGCCAATCAGATCGGCATCCTGGGTTTCGGCGGCGACAGGCACGACGGGTACCAGGCCGAGCTGGAAACCTCGGCGGCCTATCTGCTCAGTCGGCAGTGGGCGATCGGCGCCGAATACCGCATGAAGCCGGACAACCTCGGCATCGCCAAGGAGGACGACTGGTACGACGCCTTCGTCGCCTGGGCGCCGACCAAGCACGTGTCGCTCACGTTGGCCTATGCCGACCTCGGCCGCATCGTGACCGGGGATCGTCAGCGCGGCCTCTACGCCTCCGTCCAGCTCGGCTTCTGA
- a CDS encoding DUF2235 domain-containing protein: protein MTQLIVCCDGTWNTLEHTDQGLPAPTNVAKLYNAAVKDEQQLAYYHPGVGTNGGWLDRMVGGGTGAGLERNIMSAYQWLAVRYHEGDRIFLFGFSRGAYTVRSLGGLLAHGGLLDLSDATLAPAEVWSRVEQVFEAYRSGKPFANPDGWAFHGVPPGQPTAGTIGVHFMGVWDTVGALGIPLELSVLRFIGDPRRYQFHDTKISLMIANARHAVAMDERRADFMPTLWTHIRRPDRVHQVWFPGVHGDVGGGYAQAGLSDIALAWMLDEAAGCGLRLRDNTRAQLRPDPQGVLHDSRQGMFKLGRNQPRAVAQMDRTSVLAGLLHPSALARQADPPLAQGDYWPTRTLAAGTRVSMDVFASTHWNATGLYLEAGVTYRFGASGEWLDASAKFSPAGGEVDGHHASDIARLAASALGSMEHVFNMASHGDSDFWFTRRVESAPWCALIGFVANGEGDDRGETFVIGEGCRFTPTASGYLYAYANDAWQAYANNHGSVALAIERP, encoded by the coding sequence ATGACCCAACTCATCGTCTGTTGCGACGGCACCTGGAACACCCTCGAACACACCGACCAGGGCCTGCCCGCGCCCACCAACGTGGCCAAGCTCTACAACGCCGCGGTGAAGGACGAGCAACAGCTGGCCTACTACCACCCCGGCGTGGGCACCAACGGCGGCTGGCTCGACCGCATGGTCGGCGGCGGCACCGGCGCCGGGCTGGAGCGCAACATCATGAGCGCCTACCAATGGCTCGCCGTGCGCTACCACGAGGGCGACCGCATCTTCCTGTTCGGCTTCAGCCGCGGCGCCTATACCGTGCGCAGCCTGGGCGGCCTGCTCGCCCATGGCGGCCTGCTGGACCTTTCCGATGCCACGCTCGCCCCGGCCGAGGTGTGGTCGCGCGTGGAGCAGGTGTTCGAGGCCTACCGTTCCGGCAAGCCGTTTGCCAACCCGGACGGATGGGCTTTCCACGGCGTACCGCCCGGGCAGCCCACGGCGGGCACCATCGGCGTGCACTTCATGGGCGTGTGGGACACCGTCGGCGCGCTGGGTATCCCGCTGGAGCTGTCGGTGCTGCGCTTCATCGGCGACCCGCGCCGCTACCAGTTCCACGACACGAAGATCAGCCTGATGATCGCCAACGCCCGCCATGCGGTGGCGATGGACGAGCGCCGCGCGGATTTCATGCCGACGCTGTGGACCCATATTCGCCGCCCCGACCGGGTGCACCAGGTGTGGTTCCCCGGCGTGCACGGCGACGTCGGCGGCGGTTACGCGCAGGCCGGGCTGTCCGACATCGCGCTGGCGTGGATGCTCGACGAGGCGGCCGGCTGTGGCCTGCGGCTGCGCGACAACACGCGTGCGCAGCTGCGGCCCGATCCGCAGGGTGTGCTGCACGATTCGCGGCAGGGGATGTTCAAGCTCGGCCGCAACCAGCCGCGGGCGGTGGCGCAGATGGACAGGACCAGTGTGCTGGCCGGCCTCCTGCACCCGAGCGCCCTCGCGCGACAGGCCGACCCACCCCTTGCGCAGGGCGACTACTGGCCTACCCGCACGCTCGCCGCGGGCACGCGCGTGAGCATGGACGTGTTCGCCTCCACCCACTGGAACGCCACCGGGCTGTATCTGGAGGCCGGTGTCACCTACCGCTTCGGCGCCTCCGGCGAATGGCTCGATGCAAGCGCGAAGTTTTCCCCCGCCGGCGGCGAAGTGGATGGCCACCATGCCTCCGACATCGCGCGCCTGGCGGCCTCCGCCCTCGGCTCGATGGAGCACGTCTTCAACATGGCCAGCCACGGCGACAGCGACTTCTGGTTCACCCGCCGCGTGGAGTCGGCGCCCTGGTGCGCACTGATCGGCTTCGTCGCCAATGGCGAAGGCGACGACCGCGGCGAGACCTTCGTCATCGGCGAGGGCTGCCGCTTCACCCCGACCGCCAGCGGCTACCTCTACGCCTACGCCAACGACGCCTGGCAGGCCTACGCCAACAACCACGGCAGCGTGGCGCTGGCGATCGAGCGACCCTGA
- the glnA gene encoding type I glutamate--ammonia ligase, which yields MTAQKVLDLIAEHDVEFVDLRFADMLGKHHHVTFPAHAIDESTFEDGKMFDGSSIPGWKGINESDMVLLPDPDTAHLDPFSAHTQLILHCDVLEPSTMQAYGRDPRSIAKRGEAFLKSTGIADTAFFGPEPEFFIFDSVRWQNDMGRVFYEIGSEEAAWSSRYKYDGNNTGHRPGVKGGYFPVSPVDSLGDLRADMCKVLESLGQVVEVHHHEVANAGQCEIGVKFNTLVKKADELMTMKYVIKNVAHQNGKTVTFMPKPIVGDNGSGMHVHQSLAKDGQNLFAGELYGGLSQMALWYIGGIFKHAKAINAFANSTTNSYKRLVPGFEAPVMLAYSARNRSASCRIPYVSSPKGRRIEVRFPDPMNSGYLVFTALMMAGLDGIINKIDPGAPADKDLYDLPPEEEKNIPQVCASLDEALAALDKDREFLKAGGVFTDDFIDAYIEVKMKEVTAYRASTHPLEFQMYYAI from the coding sequence ATGACCGCCCAGAAAGTGCTCGACCTGATCGCCGAACACGACGTCGAGTTCGTCGACCTGCGCTTCGCCGACATGCTCGGCAAGCACCACCACGTCACCTTCCCGGCGCACGCCATCGACGAGTCGACCTTCGAGGACGGCAAGATGTTCGACGGCTCCTCGATCCCGGGCTGGAAGGGCATCAACGAGTCGGACATGGTGCTGCTGCCCGATCCGGACACCGCGCACCTGGATCCGTTCTCCGCGCACACGCAGCTGATCCTGCACTGCGACGTGCTCGAGCCCTCGACCATGCAGGCCTACGGCCGCGATCCGCGCTCGATCGCCAAGCGCGGCGAGGCGTTCCTGAAGTCCACCGGCATCGCCGACACCGCGTTCTTCGGCCCCGAACCGGAATTCTTCATCTTCGACTCGGTGCGCTGGCAGAACGACATGGGCCGCGTGTTCTACGAGATCGGCTCCGAAGAGGCGGCGTGGTCCTCGCGCTACAAGTACGACGGCAACAACACCGGCCACCGCCCGGGCGTGAAGGGCGGCTACTTCCCCGTGTCGCCGGTCGATTCGCTGGGCGATCTGCGCGCGGACATGTGCAAGGTGCTCGAGTCGCTCGGCCAGGTGGTCGAGGTGCATCACCATGAAGTGGCCAACGCGGGCCAGTGCGAGATCGGCGTCAAGTTCAACACGCTGGTGAAGAAGGCCGACGAGCTGATGACGATGAAGTACGTCATCAAGAACGTGGCGCACCAGAACGGCAAGACCGTCACCTTCATGCCCAAGCCGATCGTCGGCGACAACGGCTCGGGCATGCACGTGCACCAGTCACTGGCCAAGGACGGGCAGAACCTGTTCGCCGGCGAGCTCTATGGCGGCCTGTCGCAGATGGCGCTGTGGTACATCGGCGGCATCTTCAAGCATGCCAAGGCAATCAACGCCTTCGCCAATTCGACCACCAACAGCTACAAGCGCCTGGTGCCGGGCTTCGAGGCGCCGGTGATGCTGGCCTACTCGGCGCGCAACCGCTCGGCGAGCTGCCGCATCCCGTACGTGTCCAGCCCGAAGGGCCGCCGCATCGAGGTGCGCTTCCCCGATCCGATGAACTCCGGCTACCTGGTATTCACCGCGCTGATGATGGCCGGCCTCGACGGCATCATCAACAAGATCGACCCGGGCGCGCCGGCCGACAAGGACCTCTACGACCTGCCGCCGGAAGAGGAGAAGAACATCCCGCAGGTCTGCGCCAGCCTGGACGAGGCGCTCGCCGCGCTGGACAAGGACCGCGAGTTCCTCAAGGCCGGCGGCGTGTTCACCGACGACTTCATCGATGCCTACATCGAGGTGAAGATGAAGGAAGTCACCGCCTACCGCGCCAGCACGCATCCGCTGGAATTCCAGATGTATTACGCGATCTGA
- a CDS encoding undecaprenyl-diphosphate phosphatase has protein sequence MSDLIRVILLGIIEGITEFLPISSTGHLLIAEQLGLGQRSDLFNIGIQAGAILAVTLIYWKRLWQLLTQWRDPANRDYLAKLTVAFLITAVLGFIAVKLGFTLPDTVTPIAWALVIGGFWMLGAEAVAARKPDRREVTWTVAVLVGIAQMLAGIFPGTSRSAATIFAALLAGTSNRAAATEFAFLVGIPTMYAATGYELLKVVKNGGAAHEDWSALIVGFAVSAIVAFAAVKWLLGYIRTHRFTPFAIYRIALGVALLLWLPSGG, from the coding sequence GTGAGCGACCTGATCCGCGTCATCCTGCTCGGCATCATCGAGGGCATCACCGAGTTCCTGCCGATCTCCTCGACCGGGCACCTGCTGATCGCCGAGCAACTGGGCCTGGGCCAGCGCTCGGACCTGTTCAACATCGGCATCCAGGCCGGCGCGATCCTGGCGGTGACGCTGATCTACTGGAAGCGCCTGTGGCAATTGCTGACGCAGTGGCGCGACCCGGCCAACCGCGATTACCTGGCCAAGCTCACGGTGGCGTTCCTGATCACCGCGGTGCTGGGCTTCATCGCGGTCAAGCTCGGCTTCACCCTGCCCGACACGGTCACGCCGATCGCCTGGGCACTGGTCATCGGCGGCTTCTGGATGCTGGGCGCCGAAGCGGTCGCCGCGCGCAAGCCGGACCGGCGCGAGGTGACGTGGACGGTCGCGGTGCTGGTCGGCATCGCGCAGATGCTCGCCGGCATCTTCCCCGGCACCTCGCGCTCGGCCGCCACCATTTTCGCCGCGCTGCTGGCCGGCACCAGCAACCGCGCCGCGGCCACCGAGTTCGCCTTCCTGGTCGGCATCCCGACGATGTATGCGGCGACCGGCTACGAACTGCTCAAGGTCGTGAAGAACGGCGGTGCGGCGCACGAGGACTGGAGCGCGCTGATCGTCGGCTTCGCGGTATCCGCGATCGTCGCCTTCGCCGCGGTGAAGTGGTTGCTCGGCTACATCCGCACGCACCGCTTCACCCCGTTCGCGATCTACCGAATCGCGCTTGGCGTGGCGCTGCTGCTGTGGTTGCCCTCGGGCGGCTGA